One genomic segment of Helianthus annuus cultivar XRQ/B chromosome 14, HanXRQr2.0-SUNRISE, whole genome shotgun sequence includes these proteins:
- the LOC110870258 gene encoding uncharacterized protein LOC110870258 yields the protein MVIFLEVLYREKFVAAWTYKTLNFHQTTTNRVESMHALVKGHFSSHRNLLVKLMGIVEHIVEQQHTEIRKRFETSLRKVMNHHKAHTILENVLRKVSIYAIELMAFELRRKEDGLRAYGSTCGCQFWTSCGLPCACRLEKGQINVDSIDVFWKKLDFESTRRGIEDIDVDAEFEKLKQKINPTPPQVKRSYLEKFKEIVMPGKNTKKPHVVQMNTRGRPTLKTQEQRKAEATRKSSYIPSEESWFAGSYGLPRHGAYASSSSQKKQQPIDLHPNFPNIMLGPKSEIAIGNYGSQIPKVFHPHISNIKDVKPDGHCGFRSVAVVLGQKQGKYMSIRRQLLLEMRLNEGIWRQVFNPENVGHYNELYNMIYFEGVGSARPEHYIRMLETRFLIAQRYGVIVHTLDIRGSDTVFPLLGGPEDTEEPHQVVAVVFVDGGHFIHVILEGSYPMPPTDLIWNSNRTERAAAWYDRYKDQIDAYERLMYPPVVRKFSQMLNI from the exons ATGGTTATATTTTTAGAGGTTTTGTATCGTGAAAAGTTTGTAGCTGCATGGACTTACAAGACACTTAACTTTCACCAGACTACAACCAACAGAGTCGAGTCCATGCATGCATTGGTAAAAGGTCACTTTTCAAGTCATCGCAACTTGCTGGTTAAACTTATGGGGATTGTTGAACATATCGTTGAGCAACAACATACAGAGATTAGAAAAAGATTTGAAACAAGCCTTAGAAAAGTAATGAACCACCACAAGGCTCACACCATACTTGAAAATGTACTTCgaaaggtttcaatatatgcTATTGAGCTTATGGCTTTTGAGCTACGacgtaaggaagacgggttgagagcctacggtTCGACTTGCGGTTGCCAGTTTTGGACCAGTTGTGGTTTGCCATGTGCTTGTCGTCTGGAAAA GGGGCAAATCAATGTAGATTCGATAGACGTGTTCTGGAAGAAGCTTGACTTCGAGTCGACAAGGAGAGGGATTGAAGATATTGATGTAGACGCagaatttgaaaaactcaaacaAAAAATCAATCCAACACCTCCTCAGGTGAAAAGGAGCTACCTGGAAAAATTTAAAGAAATCGTCATGCCAGGCAAGAATACCAAAAAACCTCATGTTGTTCAAATGAACACCCGTGGTCGTCCAACATTAAAGACGCAAGAACAAAGGAAGGCAGAAGCTACAAGAAAAAGCTCGTACATACCGTCCGAAGAAAGTTGGTTCGCCGGCTCGTACGGTCTTCCTCGTCACGGCGCGTACGCATCATCCTCTTCACAGAAAAAACAACAACCGATTGACCTTCACCCCAATTTCCCAAATATCATGTTGGGACCTAAGTCAGAAATAGCTATCGGGAACTATGGATCTCAAATTCCAAAAGTGTTTCACCCACACATCTCGAATATAAAGGATGTGAAACCAGATGGTCACTGTGGGTTTCGATCGGTAGCTGTAGTGTTAGGACAGAAACAAGGAAAATATATGAGTATCCGACGACAACTTTTGTTGGAGATGCGTCTGAACGAGGGTATTTGGAGGCAAGTCTTCAATCCTGAAAATGTAGGACATTATAATGAGCTGTACAACATGATATATTTTGAGGGAGTGGGTAGTGCAAGGCCTGAACATTATATACGGATGCTTGAGACGAGATTTCTTATTGCTCAAAGATATGGTGTGATTGTTCACACATTGGACATTCGTGGCAGCGACACAGTTTTCCCTCTGTTGGGCGGTCCAGAGGACACTGAGGAGCCTCATCAAGTGGTTGCGGTTGTGTTCGTCGACGGTGGACATTTCATCCATGTAATACTTGAAGGTTCCTACCCAATGCCTCCCACAGACTTAATTTGGAATTCGAATAGAACTGAGAGGGCAGCAGCATGGTATGACAGATACAAGGATCAAATCGACGCATATGAAAGGCTAATGTACCCACCCGTTGTACGTAAATTTTCCCAGATGTTAAACATATAG